A single window of Metallosphaera hakonensis JCM 8857 = DSM 7519 DNA harbors:
- the lysS gene encoding homocitrate synthase produces MKVGILDSTLREGEQTPGVVFTMEQRVEIAKALSDLGVSMIEAGHPAVSPDIYEGIKRIVKLKREGEITSEILGHSRAVKRDVEIASELEVDRIAIFYGVSDIHLKAKTKTTREEALNVIADVVGYAKAHGVKVRFTAEDATRTDLNYLVRVAKTARDAGADRISIADTVGILYPTKTRELFSYLVREIPGVEFDIHAHNDLGMAVANALAAVEGGATIIHATVNGLGERVGIVALQSVAAALKYHFNVEVVRLDKLVSVSSLVEKYSGIPTPPNFPITGDYAFVHKAGVHVAGILSDPRTYEFMPPETFGRSRDYVIDKYTGKHALKDRFERLGVKLDDREMEQVLAKIKSSQGTRYFRDVDLLEIAEEVTGKVLKPRPPERIEAVVSVKCGSNVYTTSVTRRLSVIPGVKEVMEISGDYDIVVRVEARDSTELNNVIESIRSVKGVESTLTSLVLKKM; encoded by the coding sequence ATGAAAGTAGGTATACTGGACTCGACTTTGAGGGAAGGCGAACAAACTCCAGGCGTCGTATTCACAATGGAGCAGAGGGTTGAGATAGCTAAAGCCCTTTCCGATCTGGGAGTCTCCATGATTGAGGCCGGTCATCCCGCAGTCTCACCAGACATTTACGAGGGTATCAAGAGGATCGTGAAACTAAAGAGAGAAGGGGAGATCACATCCGAGATCCTTGGACATAGTAGAGCCGTGAAGAGAGACGTTGAGATCGCAAGCGAGCTCGAGGTGGACAGGATAGCCATATTTTACGGAGTCAGCGATATTCACCTCAAGGCCAAGACCAAGACAACTAGGGAGGAGGCACTTAACGTTATAGCTGACGTTGTAGGTTACGCTAAGGCTCACGGAGTCAAGGTTAGGTTCACTGCAGAGGACGCCACAAGGACGGATCTGAATTACCTAGTGAGGGTAGCTAAAACTGCCAGAGACGCTGGAGCCGATAGGATCAGTATAGCGGATACGGTGGGCATCCTCTATCCAACCAAGACTAGGGAGCTCTTCTCATACCTTGTGAGAGAGATTCCAGGAGTGGAGTTCGACATTCACGCCCACAACGACTTGGGGATGGCAGTAGCCAACGCTCTAGCTGCGGTTGAGGGCGGAGCAACCATCATTCATGCCACGGTGAACGGGTTAGGCGAGAGGGTCGGAATAGTCGCCCTCCAATCAGTTGCGGCAGCACTGAAGTATCACTTTAACGTTGAAGTAGTGAGGCTGGATAAACTTGTCTCCGTCTCATCCCTAGTTGAGAAATACAGCGGCATTCCCACCCCTCCCAACTTCCCCATTACAGGGGACTACGCCTTCGTTCATAAGGCAGGGGTTCACGTGGCGGGAATACTGAGCGACCCGAGGACCTACGAGTTCATGCCTCCTGAAACCTTTGGAAGGTCAAGGGATTACGTGATAGATAAGTATACAGGGAAGCATGCACTCAAGGACAGGTTTGAGAGACTTGGGGTAAAACTTGACGACAGGGAAATGGAGCAAGTCCTTGCCAAGATTAAATCAAGTCAGGGGACCAGGTATTTCAGGGACGTCGATCTCCTGGAGATAGCGGAGGAGGTGACTGGGAAAGTCCTCAAGCCTAGACCGCCTGAGAGGATAGAGGCAGTGGTTTCAGTGAAGTGTGGCTCCAATGTTTACACAACTTCAGTTACAAGGAGGCTCTCGGTGATTCCTGGTGTAAAGGAAGTGATGGAGATATCAGGTGATTACGATATAGTGGTGAGGGTTGAGGCAAGGGACTCCACAGAGCTCAATAACGTAATCGAGAGCATTAGATCAGTGAAGGGTGTAGAGTCCACTCTGACCTCCTTGGTCTTGAAGAAGATGTAG
- the pyrH gene encoding UMP kinase — protein MKLVIKVTGKFFDDLGDKAPLSASIKSLVEEGHRVALVTGGGSTARKYIGLGRSLQLNEASLDLLGIWVARLNAFLMAMSMPDLAYAKVPENLEQFLEYWGHGKVVVVGGFQPGQSTAAVSALVAEAISADYLIMVTTVEGVFDSDPKKNPNAKFLPRVTTAQLKTILESSQSVKAGTYELLDPMAMKIVERSKIRVIVTNVDRIGKITRILKGEEIASIVEPV, from the coding sequence ATGAAATTGGTTATTAAGGTAACTGGAAAATTTTTCGATGATCTCGGGGATAAGGCCCCGCTCTCCGCTTCAATTAAGTCGCTTGTTGAGGAAGGTCATAGGGTAGCCTTGGTTACAGGCGGAGGGTCTACCGCAAGGAAATACATCGGTCTAGGAAGGTCACTTCAACTAAATGAGGCCAGCCTTGACCTGTTGGGAATATGGGTGGCAAGGCTCAACGCCTTCCTAATGGCCATGTCCATGCCCGACCTAGCCTACGCCAAGGTCCCTGAGAACCTGGAGCAGTTTCTGGAGTACTGGGGTCACGGCAAAGTCGTAGTAGTGGGGGGTTTTCAGCCAGGACAGTCCACCGCAGCAGTATCAGCCCTGGTAGCTGAGGCAATCTCAGCAGATTACTTGATCATGGTCACCACTGTGGAGGGAGTATTTGACAGCGATCCCAAGAAGAACCCCAATGCCAAGTTCCTCCCTAGGGTCACTACGGCCCAGTTGAAGACCATATTGGAGTCGTCCCAGTCAGTCAAAGCTGGAACTTACGAACTCTTGGACCCCATGGCCATGAAGATAGTTGAGAGATCCAAGATAAGGGTAATAGTCACCAACGTTGATCGAATAGGGAAGATTACAAGAATTCTTAAGGGAGAAGAGATTGCTAGTATTGTGGAGCCGGTGTAG
- a CDS encoding chromatin protein Cren7: MPYKKQVKIKTPGGKEAELAPEKAWTLAPKGRKGVKIGLFKDPESGKYFRHKLPDDYPV; the protein is encoded by the coding sequence ATGCCCTATAAGAAGCAGGTCAAGATCAAGACGCCGGGTGGAAAGGAAGCCGAGCTGGCCCCAGAGAAAGCCTGGACCCTTGCCCCAAAGGGAAGGAAAGGGGTTAAGATAGGCCTATTCAAGGACCCAGAGTCGGGGAAGTATTTCAGGCATAAGCTTCCTGATGACTACCCCGTTTAA
- a CDS encoding SDR family oxidoreductase, with the protein MFSVQGKRVLVTSSTEGIGRGVAEAFAFHGATVTISSRSKDKLTKALNEIRRVNPSVYGIESDMTNQDSLHFLVSYAKEVMGGIDILVVNTGNPPREPITFSDTDLRDWEYSIRLYLLSAVTLSKLVLSDMVSRKWGRIFFLSSWTVREPQSILVLADVSRSPLLQLTKILSKDYGRQGITINTILMGSFPTEGATRTLSRYAESKGIPFEKIWKERVLDPIAVGRIGNVRADLGSLLLFLSTDMGSYITGTSILVDGGTSSSVG; encoded by the coding sequence ATGTTCTCTGTTCAGGGCAAAAGGGTCCTAGTCACGTCTTCAACCGAGGGAATAGGGAGAGGTGTAGCTGAAGCCTTCGCCTTCCACGGAGCAACAGTTACCATCTCATCCCGCTCCAAGGATAAGTTAACTAAGGCCCTTAACGAGATCAGGAGAGTCAACCCCTCAGTCTACGGGATCGAGTCCGATATGACAAATCAGGATTCCCTACACTTCCTAGTTTCCTACGCAAAGGAGGTGATGGGTGGGATAGATATACTAGTTGTCAACACAGGTAATCCTCCCAGGGAACCCATCACGTTCTCTGATACCGATCTTCGGGACTGGGAATATTCCATAAGACTTTACCTTCTTAGTGCTGTCACTCTCTCCAAGTTAGTCCTCTCCGACATGGTATCTAGAAAGTGGGGGAGAATATTTTTCCTTTCCTCTTGGACAGTTAGGGAGCCCCAGAGCATCCTAGTCTTAGCCGATGTATCTAGGTCACCTCTTCTTCAGCTAACTAAGATACTTTCCAAGGATTACGGTAGACAGGGTATAACGATCAACACAATTCTCATGGGAAGCTTCCCAACTGAGGGAGCGACCAGGACCCTATCGCGATACGCTGAAAGTAAGGGTATCCCATTTGAGAAAATCTGGAAGGAAAGAGTCCTAGACCCCATAGCCGTAGGGAGGATCGGCAACGTCAGGGCGGATCTCGGCTCCCTGCTCCTCTTCCTCTCCACTGACATGGGAAGTTACATCACTGGAACCAGTATCCTAGTTGATGGTGGGACATCCTCTTCTGTGGGTTAA
- the agl16 gene encoding glycosylation protein Agl16 translates to MFKIKVWMISPLFLPVKAGTEVHVYNLSRELVKLSVDVEVHTTRDTYEDRGVLKPFEVIDGIRVVRHGRTWRYRKGPDLLHFHNLGRKLSAWNLYTFYFTILGSKFYDVPLVMTPHDIFIVDRGAVINTLQRLMGRSVDVIIAVSEWEKEEMVRLGYQATKISVIPNGVEDKAYELPVNPGTHDYLFYLARISPEKGQLFAVECLQKLDIDLVLAGQIRDQDYFQRLMRRVKELGLDHRVKYLGQVTDEQKYALIDGSLAVILTSDVEAEPIVVKEAMVRGIPVIVGDKAKVLPTLVENEVNGFVVHDCDELRSAVEHLKDPSTRRQISENNKEISKEWRWSKVAFRVLELYKSLF, encoded by the coding sequence GTGTTCAAGATCAAGGTATGGATGATCTCACCTCTTTTTTTACCTGTAAAGGCAGGAACGGAGGTTCACGTTTACAATTTGTCCAGGGAATTAGTCAAGCTCTCCGTTGACGTGGAAGTCCACACTACTAGGGACACTTACGAGGATAGGGGAGTTCTCAAGCCCTTTGAAGTCATAGATGGAATAAGAGTGGTCCGTCACGGGAGAACGTGGAGATACAGAAAGGGACCAGATCTTCTGCATTTCCACAACTTAGGGAGGAAGTTGAGCGCTTGGAACCTGTATACTTTCTATTTCACCATCTTGGGTTCCAAGTTCTATGATGTCCCCCTTGTCATGACCCCACACGACATCTTCATCGTTGATAGAGGGGCCGTCATCAATACGTTACAGAGACTTATGGGTAGAAGCGTCGATGTGATCATAGCGGTTAGTGAGTGGGAGAAGGAGGAAATGGTGAGATTAGGTTATCAAGCTACTAAAATATCGGTCATCCCAAATGGGGTAGAGGATAAAGCCTACGAGCTCCCAGTAAATCCTGGAACCCATGACTATCTCTTTTACCTTGCTAGAATAAGCCCGGAGAAGGGACAACTCTTTGCAGTGGAGTGTCTTCAGAAACTTGATATTGATTTGGTTCTTGCTGGGCAAATCAGGGACCAGGATTACTTTCAGAGATTAATGAGAAGAGTTAAGGAACTTGGCTTAGACCATCGGGTTAAGTATTTGGGTCAGGTAACAGACGAGCAGAAATATGCTCTAATAGACGGTTCACTAGCAGTGATCCTAACCTCCGACGTTGAGGCAGAACCCATAGTAGTTAAGGAGGCCATGGTGAGGGGTATCCCAGTGATAGTTGGGGATAAGGCAAAGGTTCTTCCAACTCTCGTGGAGAATGAAGTTAACGGCTTCGTTGTTCATGATTGTGATGAGCTAAGAAGTGCTGTGGAACACTTGAAAGATCCAAGTACAAGGAGACAGATATCTGAGAACAACAAGGAGATATCCAAGGAATGGAGATGGAGTAAAGTCGCTTTCAGGGTCCTAGAGCTTTATAAATCATTATTCTAG
- a CDS encoding NAD(P)-dependent oxidoreductase — protein sequence MRVGLVGLGVMGWRIGVNLKNSGKLDVVYNRTQSKAQEFSERYQVKSASSLKELVQDSDFIILMLSDDTAVRETVTSMIPMLKGKTLIDMSTISPSLSMELAIEVSKVGGKMYDAPVVGTSIMVEQKKLTVLVGGPEEGFREVQDLLMSTASSVLYMGKNGMGLYAKLVNNLLIGAYVASMAEAFNLGVRSGLDPKQVAEFLAKYSSARSPTSEIKAGKMATRDYSTQFATKHMRKDLEIIDREAQKLGIINPMSSLALQLYRMAEAMGFTEEDYVSVLEVFSRK from the coding sequence ATGCGTGTAGGTCTAGTTGGACTGGGAGTAATGGGTTGGAGAATAGGAGTAAACCTCAAAAACTCGGGAAAATTGGACGTGGTTTACAATAGAACCCAATCAAAGGCCCAGGAGTTCTCTGAGAGGTATCAGGTCAAGTCTGCTAGTAGTCTCAAGGAACTAGTTCAGGATTCGGACTTCATAATCCTGATGCTTTCAGACGATACGGCAGTTAGGGAGACTGTTACTTCAATGATTCCCATGTTGAAGGGGAAGACCCTCATAGATATGTCTACCATATCCCCGTCGCTGAGTATGGAACTGGCCATAGAGGTTTCAAAGGTTGGGGGGAAGATGTATGACGCGCCAGTGGTAGGAACGTCAATCATGGTCGAACAGAAGAAGCTCACAGTCCTAGTTGGGGGACCAGAGGAAGGATTCAGGGAAGTTCAGGATCTTCTCATGAGCACTGCCTCCTCAGTCTTATATATGGGCAAGAACGGTATGGGGCTCTACGCTAAGCTAGTCAACAATCTGCTCATAGGAGCATATGTTGCATCCATGGCCGAAGCCTTTAACCTAGGTGTGAGGAGCGGTCTCGATCCCAAACAGGTCGCAGAGTTCCTAGCTAAGTACAGTAGCGCCAGATCGCCCACATCCGAAATTAAGGCCGGGAAGATGGCTACCCGCGACTATTCAACCCAGTTCGCAACTAAACACATGAGAAAGGACCTCGAGATAATAGATAGGGAGGCACAGAAACTGGGAATAATCAACCCAATGTCGTCATTGGCACTCCAGTTGTATAGAATGGCAGAAGCCATGGGTTTCACGGAAGAGGATTACGTTTCCGTTCTCGAGGTTTTCTCCAGGAAGTAG
- a CDS encoding pseudouridylate synthase: MSKSSSGKWVAEQALSILRSYPLCDSCLGRCFAKIGHGYLNQDRGKSIKLSLILEIDRKIKEHELGNLEEVKEILFNIGELGKPLFLHYFREEFQRRSCYLCNDTLTQVKEDFFSKALSILKERPLRYVLGVRLSPRTQELETTFAMNNALLYYESMKAEIRREVGKRLGEQGYEPEMDNPEAELVYDVDSRTVEVIRKSQRSLYLYTRLSRGVPISSWYSRGGDSLEREVERKIIVPFTEPSDVRILDPYPLIIEDYDEERKEVLGYTLVKGPTLGKREYNLVIQTKPSTRVYRVTFYSQDRIGHEIYGGIQDLILEGRSQEEVLEKIREMELELISVDLLRTEGRHQRIRALLTGKE, from the coding sequence ATGTCGAAAAGCTCTTCGGGCAAATGGGTAGCTGAACAGGCCCTAAGCATTCTAAGGTCGTATCCGCTCTGTGATTCCTGCCTTGGTAGGTGCTTCGCTAAGATAGGTCACGGATACCTGAACCAGGATAGGGGTAAATCCATAAAGCTCTCGCTTATCCTGGAGATCGATAGGAAGATCAAGGAACACGAGCTTGGAAATCTCGAGGAAGTAAAGGAGATCCTGTTCAATATTGGGGAACTGGGGAAACCCCTTTTCCTCCACTATTTCAGGGAAGAGTTTCAAAGGAGGTCATGCTACCTGTGTAACGATACGCTAACTCAGGTCAAGGAGGACTTCTTCTCCAAGGCACTCTCCATACTTAAGGAAAGGCCATTAAGATACGTCCTCGGAGTCAGGCTATCTCCAAGAACGCAGGAACTTGAGACCACCTTTGCCATGAATAACGCCCTCCTATATTACGAGAGCATGAAGGCCGAGATAAGGAGGGAGGTTGGTAAGAGATTGGGAGAGCAAGGTTACGAGCCCGAGATGGACAACCCAGAGGCGGAACTCGTCTACGACGTGGATTCCAGGACCGTAGAGGTGATAAGGAAAAGCCAAAGGTCACTATATCTCTACACCAGGTTATCTAGGGGAGTTCCAATCTCCTCTTGGTATTCGAGGGGAGGAGATTCCTTGGAGAGGGAAGTAGAAAGGAAGATTATCGTACCCTTCACCGAACCCTCAGACGTTAGGATTTTAGATCCTTATCCCTTGATCATCGAAGACTACGATGAGGAAAGAAAGGAGGTTTTGGGTTACACCCTGGTTAAGGGACCTACGCTGGGAAAGAGAGAGTACAACCTAGTAATTCAGACTAAACCGTCCACAAGGGTTTACCGCGTTACGTTCTACTCACAGGATAGGATAGGTCACGAAATCTATGGGGGTATCCAGGACCTCATACTGGAGGGAAGAAGCCAAGAGGAAGTCCTAGAGAAGATAAGGGAAATGGAACTCGAGCTCATTTCCGTGGATCTACTTAGAACTGAAGGCAGACACCAGAGAATAAGAGCTCTTTTAACTGGGAAGGAGTAA
- a CDS encoding signal recognition particle protein Srp54 → MLDGIREAVRKFLGGNASYEVAVEEFIKDLQKSLISSDVQVKLVFSLTNKIKERLKKETPPSSIGRREWFIKVVYDELSGLFGGDKEPNVNPGSIPWVIMLVGVQGTGKTTTAGKLAYFYKRKGYKVALVGADVYRPAALEQLQQIGKQINVPVYGEPGEKDAVGIAKRGVDKFLSERYELVIVDTAGRHGYGEEVKLLEEMKEIYEKIKPNEVILVIDASLGQKAYDLAKRFHEASNVGSIIITKMDGTAKGGGALSAVVATGAPIKFIGIGEKIDELEVFNPRRFVARILGMGDLEAIIEKMKAVEDYEVIQKKMEDVMSGKSKLTLRDMYKQITAVRKMGPLSKILQMIPGVNMMGDIPEDQVKVGEKKMERWLAIMNSMTYEELDNPSIIDKQRMRRIAFGSGTEVDEVKDLIEHYNMVQRTLKTLKRRKKDVEKLFGQMGS, encoded by the coding sequence TTGTTAGATGGAATAAGGGAAGCCGTAAGGAAATTTTTAGGTGGGAACGCCTCATACGAGGTCGCAGTAGAGGAGTTCATAAAGGATCTCCAGAAGTCTCTGATCTCATCGGACGTCCAGGTTAAGTTAGTCTTCTCCTTGACCAATAAAATCAAGGAGAGGCTGAAGAAGGAGACCCCTCCATCAAGTATTGGGAGAAGGGAGTGGTTCATTAAGGTAGTTTACGACGAGTTATCGGGGCTGTTCGGTGGGGATAAGGAACCAAACGTGAATCCAGGTTCCATTCCTTGGGTAATCATGCTGGTCGGAGTTCAGGGAACTGGAAAGACTACCACTGCGGGAAAACTAGCGTATTTCTATAAGAGGAAGGGTTACAAGGTAGCGTTGGTGGGGGCAGACGTCTATAGGCCGGCTGCCCTGGAGCAATTACAGCAGATCGGGAAGCAAATCAATGTACCTGTGTACGGGGAACCTGGAGAGAAGGACGCCGTGGGAATTGCCAAGAGGGGTGTGGATAAGTTCCTTTCAGAGAGATACGAGCTTGTGATCGTGGATACCGCAGGTAGGCATGGATATGGGGAAGAGGTAAAGCTCCTCGAGGAAATGAAGGAGATATACGAGAAGATCAAGCCCAACGAGGTGATTTTGGTCATCGATGCGTCTTTGGGACAAAAGGCTTACGATCTGGCAAAGAGGTTCCACGAAGCCAGTAACGTTGGTTCCATCATTATTACCAAGATGGATGGAACTGCGAAGGGTGGCGGAGCCCTTTCCGCAGTCGTAGCCACAGGGGCGCCCATCAAGTTCATAGGCATTGGCGAGAAAATAGACGAGCTTGAGGTCTTCAATCCAAGGCGTTTCGTTGCCAGAATCCTGGGAATGGGGGACCTAGAGGCGATCATAGAGAAGATGAAGGCAGTGGAGGACTACGAGGTGATTCAGAAAAAGATGGAGGACGTCATGAGCGGGAAGTCTAAACTGACCCTCAGGGACATGTATAAACAGATCACCGCGGTCAGGAAAATGGGTCCCCTCTCCAAGATCCTGCAAATGATACCAGGGGTAAACATGATGGGTGACATCCCCGAGGATCAAGTAAAGGTTGGAGAGAAAAAGATGGAGAGATGGTTAGCTATCATGAACTCCATGACCTATGAGGAACTCGATAATCCTTCAATCATTGATAAGCAGAGAATGAGGAGGATAGCTTTCGGTTCAGGGACTGAGGTAGACGAGGTTAAGGATCTAATAGAGCACTATAACATGGTGCAGAGAACTCTTAAGACGCTTAAGAGAAGGAAGAAGGATGTCGAAAAGCTCTTCGGGCAAATGGGTAGCTGA
- a CDS encoding translation initiation factor IF-5A: MGINYSTVGEMKEGSYIVIDGEPCRVVEVTKAKTGKHGSAKANIVAVSIFTGAKKTLMAPVDSSVEVPIIEKHVGQVISNVGNKVQIMDLDTYETFDIDMPTEEEVASKIRKDAEVEYWEVMGRKKIVRVK; encoded by the coding sequence ATGGGGATAAATTACTCCACAGTTGGTGAAATGAAAGAAGGTAGCTATATAGTTATAGACGGCGAGCCCTGCAGAGTTGTAGAGGTCACAAAGGCCAAGACCGGAAAACACGGCAGCGCTAAGGCCAACATTGTAGCAGTTAGTATTTTCACTGGAGCTAAGAAGACTCTCATGGCTCCAGTGGACTCGTCAGTTGAGGTACCAATAATAGAGAAACATGTGGGTCAAGTTATATCTAACGTTGGTAACAAGGTACAGATAATGGATCTAGACACCTACGAGACCTTTGATATAGACATGCCCACCGAGGAGGAGGTTGCCAGCAAGATAAGAAAGGACGCAGAGGTGGAGTACTGGGAAGTCATGGGAAGGAAAAAGATAGTCAGGGTAAAGTAA
- a CDS encoding DNA topoisomerase IV subunit A, which produces MSEFVSKVDKEARSKAAETLKKRFLTLLDQLEKGEPLVMEIPKRTLANTVYDEKRKLLLLGEEKMKRSFLDMNEARRFMQTVLMGSIIYDALVSDEYPTIRDLYYRGKHSIVLRDPKGKTHEENTWDEQKESDSVIIDIEVFTSLLREEMLILSKEKGKVVGDMRLRSGNDIIDLSKMGHGAYSIEPTPDLIDFVEVNADFVLVVEKDAVFQQLHRAGFWRKYKCILITSAGQPDRATRRFLRRLNEELKLPVYILTDADPYGWYIYSVFRIGSISLSYESERLATPDAKFLGVSMGDIFGTPKKKAYLSERERSSFIIKAKDTDIKRALEIKNYNWFKTKSWEEEINMFLQRKAKLEIEAMASKGLKFLAFQYIPEKIQTKDFIG; this is translated from the coding sequence ATGAGCGAGTTCGTATCCAAGGTTGACAAGGAGGCCAGAAGCAAAGCAGCGGAGACCCTGAAGAAGAGATTCCTCACTCTCCTAGATCAACTGGAGAAAGGCGAGCCCTTGGTTATGGAAATACCAAAGAGAACCTTGGCTAACACCGTGTATGACGAAAAGAGGAAGCTTCTCCTTCTGGGGGAGGAGAAGATGAAGAGAAGCTTCTTGGACATGAATGAGGCGAGGAGGTTCATGCAGACCGTCCTTATGGGTAGCATAATCTACGACGCCCTAGTGAGCGACGAATATCCAACCATACGTGACCTCTACTACCGGGGAAAACATTCAATTGTACTCAGAGATCCAAAGGGGAAAACCCACGAGGAGAACACGTGGGATGAACAAAAGGAGTCAGATAGCGTAATAATAGACATCGAGGTTTTCACCTCCCTCCTCAGGGAAGAGATGCTCATCCTCAGCAAGGAGAAGGGGAAAGTAGTAGGTGACATGAGGCTCAGAAGTGGCAACGACATAATTGACCTAAGCAAAATGGGTCATGGGGCGTATTCCATTGAACCCACTCCCGATCTAATAGACTTCGTGGAAGTTAACGCTGACTTCGTGTTAGTTGTTGAGAAGGACGCAGTGTTCCAGCAATTGCATAGAGCTGGTTTCTGGAGGAAGTATAAGTGTATTTTAATAACCAGCGCAGGTCAACCCGATAGGGCTACGAGAAGGTTCCTCAGAAGGCTTAATGAGGAATTGAAATTACCCGTATACATTCTCACTGACGCAGATCCCTATGGATGGTACATTTACAGCGTCTTCAGGATAGGATCCATCTCCCTGTCCTATGAAAGTGAGAGGCTCGCTACCCCAGATGCTAAGTTTCTGGGGGTCTCCATGGGAGACATATTTGGAACCCCCAAGAAGAAGGCCTACCTCAGTGAGAGGGAGAGATCGAGCTTCATCATTAAGGCTAAGGATACCGACATTAAGAGGGCCCTTGAAATCAAGAACTATAACTGGTTCAAAACTAAGAGCTGGGAGGAGGAGATAAACATGTTCTTGCAGAGGAAGGCGAAGCTGGAGATAGAGGCTATGGCGAGCAAGGGGCTCAAGTTCTTAGCCTTTCAATACATCCCAGAGAAGATCCAAACCAAGGACTTCATAGGTTGA
- a CDS encoding DNA topoisomerase VI subunit B: MSTKEKFTSISPAEFFKRNPELAGFSNPARAMYQALRELVENALDATDVHQILPSVKIIIERTSQEKEIYRVTVEDNGIGIPPHVVPDAFGRVLYSSKYVLRQTRGMYGLGVKAAVLYSQMYQDKPIEITTAPVNSKRIYTFKLKIDVTKNEPIIYERGSVNNETNYHGTSVSMYILGDWIRAKSRVYEYIKRTYIITPYAEFYFKDPEENVTFYPRLTTKMPAPPKEVKPHPYGVDIELLKNMISRQKEDTTVKEFLVKEFQSVGEKTALSVIEMAGLDPEKKVQRLTDDQLSKLVDAMKNFPDFRPPSPEALSTIGADLIELGLKQTFNPEYVGAVTRRPKAYQGHPFIVEVGLAYGGDIPPAEEPTVLRYANKIPLIYDEKSDVVWKVVEEIDWKRYGIEEEQPPLVVTVHLCSTKVPYKSAGKESIADVEEIEKEIRNGIMEASRSLKTFMTEKRKEEEARKRLLTYLKYIPELARSLSIFVTDGKKDLAQKVQEEIQNKMIDLVVTKLNIKDKDLEIFKSYRVETL; encoded by the coding sequence GTGTCAACTAAAGAGAAATTTACTAGTATCTCGCCAGCGGAGTTCTTTAAGAGGAACCCAGAACTAGCGGGGTTCTCTAACCCCGCAAGGGCAATGTATCAGGCCCTTAGGGAGCTTGTAGAGAATGCCTTGGACGCTACTGACGTCCACCAGATCCTCCCATCCGTAAAGATTATAATTGAAAGAACCAGTCAAGAGAAGGAGATCTATAGGGTCACAGTAGAGGACAACGGGATAGGTATACCTCCCCACGTGGTTCCAGACGCCTTTGGAAGAGTTCTCTATAGCTCAAAATACGTTCTCAGGCAGACGAGAGGAATGTATGGACTTGGAGTCAAAGCCGCAGTTCTCTACAGTCAGATGTACCAGGACAAACCAATTGAGATCACCACTGCCCCGGTTAACTCCAAGAGGATTTATACATTTAAATTAAAGATAGACGTAACTAAGAACGAACCAATTATTTATGAAAGAGGTTCAGTCAATAACGAGACTAACTATCACGGCACCTCAGTCTCGATGTACATCTTAGGAGACTGGATAAGGGCGAAGAGCAGGGTGTACGAGTATATAAAGAGGACCTATATCATTACACCCTATGCTGAGTTCTACTTCAAAGATCCCGAAGAAAACGTGACCTTTTACCCGAGATTGACCACGAAGATGCCTGCTCCCCCCAAGGAAGTCAAGCCTCATCCATACGGGGTTGACATCGAGCTTCTAAAGAACATGATATCGAGACAGAAAGAGGACACGACAGTAAAGGAGTTCTTGGTCAAGGAGTTCCAGAGTGTTGGTGAAAAGACAGCCCTCAGCGTTATCGAAATGGCTGGCCTCGACCCAGAGAAGAAGGTCCAGAGACTCACCGACGACCAGCTTTCCAAGCTCGTTGATGCCATGAAGAACTTTCCAGATTTCAGGCCACCTTCACCTGAGGCTCTATCTACGATCGGGGCCGACTTAATAGAGTTGGGTCTCAAACAGACCTTTAATCCTGAATATGTCGGGGCAGTGACCAGGAGGCCTAAAGCGTATCAGGGTCACCCATTTATAGTCGAGGTGGGCTTAGCCTACGGGGGCGACATTCCTCCGGCCGAGGAGCCCACCGTCCTTAGATACGCCAACAAAATACCACTAATCTATGACGAGAAATCAGATGTGGTCTGGAAAGTGGTGGAGGAGATAGACTGGAAGAGGTACGGAATAGAAGAGGAGCAACCTCCCCTTGTGGTCACGGTTCACCTGTGCAGTACCAAGGTTCCCTATAAGAGCGCAGGAAAGGAGAGCATAGCCGATGTCGAGGAGATAGAGAAGGAGATCAGAAATGGAATAATGGAGGCATCCCGTTCACTGAAGACCTTTATGACCGAGAAGAGGAAAGAGGAGGAGGCAAGGAAGAGGCTCTTGACCTACCTTAAGTATATCCCGGAGTTGGCTAGATCTCTTTCCATTTTCGTAACAGACGGGAAGAAGGATTTAGCCCAGAAGGTCCAAGAGGAGATTCAAAATAAGATGATTGACCTAGTTGTAACTAAACTTAATATTAAAGACAAGGACTTGGAAATATTTAAGTCATATAGGGTTGAGACGTTATGA